The following proteins are co-located in the Nocardioides piscis genome:
- a CDS encoding FHA domain-containing protein has translation MKCPAGHDSAANDYCDVCGIAMPTAGGADPTGTITLPATTTPPVGSVCPSCSATSAADALFCEGCGYDFTTGSMPRRAEPATSAAPAPAPGANVSPPLEVAWVAEVWVDPDWYADQQSTDPLPSPGVPLVVPLRNTSILIGRESRSRNITPDIDLGSDTGISRRHAQLTTDGSRWWVEDLGSANGTYVGGAIDALPKTPVVPGQKQEVRAGDRIYLGAWTRMVIRKAAPGEVAGV, from the coding sequence GTGAAGTGTCCCGCCGGCCACGACTCAGCCGCCAACGACTACTGCGACGTCTGCGGCATCGCGATGCCCACGGCAGGGGGCGCAGACCCGACGGGGACGATCACGCTCCCGGCGACGACCACTCCACCCGTCGGTAGCGTCTGCCCCAGTTGTTCTGCGACCAGCGCTGCCGACGCGCTCTTCTGCGAGGGCTGCGGCTATGACTTCACCACCGGTTCGATGCCCCGACGAGCCGAACCGGCCACCTCCGCAGCACCGGCCCCAGCGCCCGGCGCCAACGTCTCACCGCCGCTGGAGGTGGCGTGGGTGGCCGAGGTGTGGGTCGACCCCGACTGGTATGCCGACCAGCAGTCCACCGACCCGCTGCCCTCTCCGGGAGTGCCGCTCGTGGTGCCGCTGCGCAACACCTCGATCCTGATCGGGCGCGAGTCCAGGAGCCGCAACATCACTCCCGACATCGACCTGGGCTCCGACACCGGGATCAGTCGCCGCCACGCCCAGCTGACCACTGACGGGAGCCGGTGGTGGGTCGAGGACCTCGGCTCGGCCAACGGCACCTACGTCGGTGGCGCGATCGACGCCCTGCCCAAGACCCCGGTGGTGCCAGGGCAGAAGCAGGAGGTCCGGGCCGGCGACCGGATCTATCTCGGCGCGTGGACCCGGATGGTCATCCGCAAGGCAGCCCCGGGCGAGGTCGCGGGTGTCTGA
- a CDS encoding LysR substrate-binding domain-containing protein, producing the protein MSEPFRVGFVTGSTPDKWARAWRERRRVPLELVPVLESEQEIGLREETLDMALVRLPIDREGLHCVRLYAEVPVVVAGVDHFVAAAEEVTLADLTDEQLVRPHASGWQPDASQLDWPPMSEKDAIETVAAGTGVVIVPMSIARLHMRKDVVHRPVTDLDPTEIALAWRIERDAEDTQAFVGLARGRSANSSR; encoded by the coding sequence GTGTCTGAGCCGTTCCGCGTCGGATTCGTCACCGGGTCGACTCCGGACAAGTGGGCGCGCGCCTGGCGCGAGCGACGCAGGGTGCCGCTCGAGCTCGTCCCCGTCCTGGAGTCGGAGCAGGAGATCGGCCTTCGCGAGGAGACCCTCGACATGGCGCTGGTGCGGCTCCCGATCGACCGTGAGGGCCTTCACTGCGTCCGGCTGTATGCCGAGGTGCCGGTCGTCGTCGCAGGAGTCGACCACTTCGTCGCTGCTGCCGAGGAGGTCACTCTCGCCGACCTCACCGACGAGCAGCTCGTGCGGCCTCACGCCAGCGGCTGGCAGCCGGACGCCAGTCAGCTCGACTGGCCGCCGATGTCGGAGAAGGACGCCATCGAGACGGTGGCGGCCGGGACCGGAGTGGTGATCGTGCCCATGTCGATCGCCCGGCTCCACATGCGCAAGGACGTCGTCCACCGACCCGTGACCGACCTCGACCCGACCGAGATCGCCCTGGCCTGGCGGATCGAGCGCGATGCCGAGGACACGCAGGCGTTCGTCGGTCTGGCCCGCGGGCGCTCGGCCAACAGCTCGCGCTAG
- a CDS encoding nucleosidase, producing the protein MQTLVVAATVAEAAHVPSSMPLIITGLGKTAAAASTARALAEHGDLTDLTVVNIGTAGALREGLIGLHEPGVVLNHDLSADLVRALGYDPEERLEVGPSELVLATGDVFVTDPAVRDQLAQRAHLVDMEGYAVAWASRSFGVPVRLVKHVSDAADETAMDWSSVVEASAVALGAWLQENC; encoded by the coding sequence GTGCAGACCCTCGTCGTGGCGGCCACGGTCGCCGAAGCCGCCCACGTCCCGTCCTCGATGCCGCTGATCATCACCGGTCTGGGCAAGACCGCCGCGGCCGCGTCGACGGCTCGCGCCCTGGCAGAGCATGGCGACCTGACCGACCTGACGGTGGTCAACATCGGCACGGCGGGGGCCCTGCGGGAAGGGCTGATCGGCCTCCACGAGCCGGGGGTGGTGCTCAACCACGACCTCAGCGCCGACCTGGTGCGGGCCCTGGGCTACGACCCCGAGGAGCGGCTCGAGGTCGGTCCCTCCGAGCTCGTCCTCGCGACCGGGGACGTCTTCGTCACCGACCCGGCGGTGCGCGACCAGCTCGCCCAGCGGGCCCACCTCGTGGACATGGAGGGCTATGCCGTGGCGTGGGCCTCCCGGTCGTTCGGGGTGCCCGTGCGCCTCGTCAAGCACGTCAGTGACGCAGCCGACGAGACGGCGATGGACTGGTCGAGCGTGGTCGAGGCGAGCGCGGTGGCGCTCGGTGCCTGGCTGCAGGAGAACTGCTAG
- a CDS encoding GuaB1 family IMP dehydrogenase-related protein, whose amino-acid sequence MRFLDDAAPPYDLTYDDVFMVPAYSAIASRYDVDLATHDGTGATLPLVVSNMTAIAGKRMAETTARRGGLTVIPQDIPIPVVTDVVGWVKQRDHVFDTAIELAPTQTVAEALALIPKRSHEAAVVVDEGRPIGVVTARDCAEVDRFAQVGQVMNRSMVTVSDDADPREVFEALEAAKASLAIAVSPDGLLVGVLTRLGALRATVYTPAVDASGGLRIAAAVGVNGDVADKAARLLAAGIDALVVDTAHGHQERMIEALQTIRGLAPSVPLVAGNVVDAAGTDALIDAGADIVKVGVGPGAMCTTRMMTGVGRPQFSAVLECAAAARARGKHVWADGGVRHPRDVALALAAGASSVMIGSWFAGTHESPGDLMHDADGRAFKVSFGMASARAVANRTSTESAFDRARKGLYEEGISSSRMYLDPARPGVEDLMDQICAGLRSSCTYAGASTLAELRERAVVGVQSAAGFHEGRPLSTSW is encoded by the coding sequence GTGCGATTCCTCGACGATGCGGCTCCGCCGTACGACCTGACCTACGACGACGTCTTCATGGTGCCGGCCTATTCGGCGATCGCCAGCCGCTACGACGTCGACCTCGCCACCCATGACGGCACGGGGGCCACGCTGCCCCTGGTGGTCTCCAACATGACCGCGATCGCGGGCAAGCGGATGGCAGAGACCACTGCCCGCCGTGGCGGGCTGACGGTGATCCCGCAGGACATCCCCATCCCCGTGGTGACCGACGTCGTCGGCTGGGTCAAGCAGCGTGACCACGTCTTCGACACCGCGATCGAGCTGGCTCCGACCCAGACCGTGGCGGAGGCGCTGGCGCTGATCCCCAAGCGCTCGCACGAGGCCGCGGTCGTCGTCGACGAGGGGCGCCCCATTGGTGTGGTGACGGCCAGGGACTGCGCCGAGGTCGACCGTTTCGCCCAGGTAGGCCAGGTGATGAACCGCTCGATGGTGACGGTGAGCGACGACGCCGACCCGCGAGAGGTGTTCGAGGCGCTCGAGGCAGCCAAGGCGTCCCTGGCGATCGCGGTCTCGCCGGACGGCCTGCTCGTCGGTGTGCTCACCCGACTGGGGGCACTGCGGGCGACGGTCTACACGCCAGCGGTCGACGCCTCCGGCGGACTGCGGATCGCGGCCGCTGTCGGGGTCAACGGCGACGTCGCCGACAAGGCGGCCCGGCTGTTGGCAGCCGGCATCGATGCGCTCGTCGTCGACACGGCCCACGGCCACCAGGAGCGGATGATCGAGGCCCTGCAGACGATCAGGGGACTGGCACCTTCTGTCCCGCTGGTGGCCGGCAACGTGGTCGACGCCGCGGGAACGGACGCCCTGATCGACGCCGGCGCCGACATCGTCAAGGTCGGAGTCGGGCCGGGCGCGATGTGCACCACCCGGATGATGACCGGCGTCGGACGCCCGCAGTTCTCCGCGGTCCTGGAGTGTGCGGCAGCGGCCCGGGCCCGCGGCAAGCACGTGTGGGCGGACGGGGGAGTGCGACACCCCCGTGACGTCGCCCTCGCGCTGGCCGCCGGAGCGAGCTCGGTGATGATCGGGTCGTGGTTCGCGGGGACGCACGAGTCGCCGGGCGACCTGATGCACGACGCGGACGGGCGGGCCTTCAAGGTCAGCTTCGGCATGGCGTCCGCCCGCGCGGTCGCCAATCGCACGTCGACGGAGTCGGCCTTCGACCGCGCACGCAAGGGCTTGTACGAGGAGGGGATCTCGTCGTCTCGGATGTATCTCGACCCCGCCCGACCCGGCGTCGAGGACCTCATGGACCAGATCTGTGCCGGCCTTCGGTCCTCGTGCACCTATGCCGGGGCCTCCACCCTGGCCGAGCTGCGCGAGCGTGCCGTCGTGGGCGTGCAGTCCGCTGCGGGCTTCCACGAGGGACGTCCGCTCAGCACCTCGTGGTGA
- a CDS encoding pyridoxal phosphate-dependent decarboxylase family protein, translating to MSSHMSPEEFRRQGHAAIDWIADYWAGLDDLPVLSQVAPGAVRRSMPTAPPEEGEPFDALLGDLDEIVLPGLTHWQHPRFFAYFPANSSPAAILGDLISSGIGAQGMIWATSPAVTEVEQVVVDWLAQALGLPEQFRLTDHGRGGGVIQDTASTATFTALLAALHSASGGQARESGVGSTRWTVYGSSQAHSSLVKAAMMAGLGAECVRSVEVDPRTQAMDVTALERLLADDIDDGCRPLFVLAAVGTTSTGAIDDVQAIAEALDGVDAWLHVDAAWAGVAAVCPELRDRLLSGVHLAQSIVTNPHKWMLTTFDCSVLWVQERTALTNALSITPEYLRNPASESGAVVDYRDWHPQLGRRFRALKLWSVLRTYGLAGIRAHIREGVELAAHFADLVVDDDRFELVTERSLSLVVFRLVEGDEATLAAMHRLNESGLAYLSHTVVEGRTAMRLAVGSWRTTRADVDATWAALQAL from the coding sequence ATGTCGTCGCACATGAGTCCCGAGGAGTTCCGGCGGCAGGGTCACGCCGCCATCGACTGGATCGCCGACTACTGGGCGGGTCTCGACGACCTCCCGGTCCTGTCGCAGGTGGCGCCGGGCGCCGTACGGCGGAGCATGCCCACCGCGCCTCCGGAGGAGGGCGAGCCCTTCGACGCACTGTTGGGCGACCTCGACGAGATCGTGCTGCCGGGCCTGACCCACTGGCAGCACCCCCGGTTCTTCGCCTACTTCCCGGCCAACTCCTCACCCGCCGCGATCCTCGGTGACCTGATCTCCAGCGGCATCGGCGCGCAGGGGATGATCTGGGCGACCAGTCCCGCGGTGACCGAGGTCGAGCAGGTGGTCGTCGACTGGCTGGCCCAGGCCCTCGGCCTGCCCGAGCAGTTCCGGCTCACCGACCACGGCCGCGGGGGCGGGGTCATCCAGGACACCGCCTCGACGGCCACCTTCACAGCCCTGCTGGCGGCCCTGCACTCGGCCAGCGGCGGGCAGGCACGTGAGTCGGGGGTGGGGTCGACCCGGTGGACCGTGTATGGGTCCTCGCAGGCGCACTCATCACTGGTCAAGGCCGCGATGATGGCCGGCCTGGGCGCCGAGTGCGTGCGCTCGGTCGAGGTGGACCCGCGCACGCAGGCGATGGATGTCACGGCGCTTGAGCGACTGCTCGCCGACGACATCGACGACGGCTGCCGGCCGCTCTTCGTGCTGGCCGCGGTGGGAACCACCTCCACCGGTGCCATCGACGACGTCCAGGCCATCGCCGAGGCACTCGACGGGGTCGACGCCTGGCTCCACGTCGACGCTGCCTGGGCCGGAGTGGCCGCAGTGTGTCCCGAGCTCCGCGACCGGCTGCTCAGCGGCGTCCACCTGGCCCAGTCGATCGTGACCAACCCGCACAAGTGGATGCTCACGACCTTCGACTGCAGCGTGCTGTGGGTGCAGGAACGGACAGCGCTGACCAACGCGCTGTCCATCACGCCCGAATATCTCCGCAACCCGGCCTCGGAGTCGGGCGCGGTCGTCGACTACCGCGACTGGCACCCCCAGCTGGGTCGCCGGTTCCGGGCCCTCAAGCTGTGGTCGGTGCTGCGCACCTATGGCCTGGCCGGGATCCGGGCCCACATCCGCGAGGGGGTGGAGCTCGCGGCCCACTTCGCCGACCTCGTCGTCGACGACGACCGGTTCGAGCTGGTCACCGAACGGTCGCTGAGCCTGGTCGTCTTCCGGCTCGTCGAGGGGGACGAGGCGACGCTCGCGGCCATGCACCGGCTTAACGAGTCGGGCCTCGCCTATCTCAGCCACACCGTGGTGGAGGGTCGGACGGCGATGCGGCTGGCCGTCGGCAGCTGGCGCACCACCCGCGCGGACGTCGACGCGACCTGGGCGGCCCTGCAGGCACTATGA
- a CDS encoding YiaA/YiaB family inner membrane protein — protein sequence MTNSSSTATKNTTAFAAQAVISFGASLFAMLVGIYFMDADPWIKGFMALGTLYLTTSTFTLAKVVRDMQDDNTVVHRLDAARLDKVLAQHDPFKTA from the coding sequence ATGACGAACTCGAGCAGCACCGCCACCAAGAACACCACCGCCTTCGCCGCCCAGGCAGTCATCTCCTTCGGCGCCTCGCTCTTCGCGATGCTGGTCGGCATCTACTTCATGGACGCCGACCCCTGGATCAAGGGCTTCATGGCCCTCGGCACCCTCTATCTGACGACCTCGACCTTCACCCTCGCCAAGGTCGTGCGCGACATGCAGGACGACAACACGGTCGTCCACCGCCTCGACGCCGCACGCCTCGACAAGGTCCTGGCCCAGCACGACCCCTTCAAGACCGCCTGA
- the chrA gene encoding chromate efflux transporter, which produces MMTSSSSGLDPTGGQRPHPGDVIPLREATKAWFHVSLQTFGGPAGQIAVMQRMLVDEKRWIGQQRFLFALSYCTLLPGPEAQQLATYVGWLLNGFKGALIAGGLFILPGVVALLALSGVYVAFGDTTVVESLFLGLAPAVIAIVLQAVLRVGKKGLGHPALVALAVASFVSLALFAVPFPVVVGVAALLGWLLGRTIPDLTAPKKPTTDDGPAPLISDDALHTERPSSRRAGMILVGGLVLWSAPVLVAAGVFGRSSIFVDQGLFFSGAAVVTFGGAYAVLAYVAQQAVNVYGWLAPGEMVRGLALAETTPGPLIMVVQFVAFVGAFRTPGDLNPWVAAVIASLLVTWVTFVPCFLFILLGAPYVERLRGNRSLAAALTGITAAVVGVIASLALFFALHTLFADTSRVTAGPFDFEVPVLASVQWAGVAITALGCVLIFWRDWSVLRTLGVCALTGLVVGLSVQLA; this is translated from the coding sequence ATGATGACGTCGAGCTCGTCCGGGTTGGACCCCACCGGGGGGCAGCGGCCCCACCCGGGCGACGTCATCCCGCTGCGCGAGGCGACCAAGGCGTGGTTCCACGTGTCGCTGCAGACGTTCGGTGGGCCGGCCGGGCAGATCGCGGTCATGCAGCGGATGCTGGTGGACGAGAAGCGCTGGATCGGCCAGCAGCGGTTCCTGTTCGCCCTGTCCTACTGCACGTTGCTGCCGGGTCCCGAGGCGCAGCAGCTCGCGACGTACGTCGGCTGGCTCCTCAACGGCTTCAAGGGCGCCCTGATCGCCGGGGGGCTGTTCATCCTCCCGGGCGTCGTGGCCCTGCTGGCCCTCTCCGGCGTCTACGTCGCCTTCGGTGACACCACCGTGGTCGAGTCGCTGTTCCTGGGCCTGGCGCCTGCGGTCATCGCGATCGTCCTCCAGGCTGTGCTGCGGGTCGGCAAGAAGGGCCTCGGCCATCCCGCCCTGGTCGCCCTGGCCGTTGCCTCGTTCGTGTCGCTGGCGCTCTTCGCTGTCCCGTTCCCGGTCGTGGTGGGTGTCGCTGCCCTGCTCGGCTGGTTGCTGGGCCGGACCATCCCGGACCTGACGGCCCCGAAGAAGCCCACGACCGACGACGGCCCCGCTCCCCTCATCAGCGACGACGCGCTGCACACCGAACGGCCGTCGTCCCGCCGGGCGGGGATGATCCTGGTGGGCGGGCTCGTCCTGTGGTCGGCCCCCGTGCTCGTGGCCGCAGGAGTCTTCGGGCGCTCGAGCATCTTCGTCGACCAGGGACTGTTCTTCTCCGGGGCGGCCGTCGTCACGTTCGGTGGCGCCTACGCGGTGCTCGCCTACGTCGCGCAGCAGGCGGTCAACGTCTATGGCTGGCTCGCCCCCGGTGAGATGGTCCGCGGTCTCGCGTTGGCGGAGACCACGCCGGGGCCGCTGATCATGGTGGTCCAGTTCGTGGCGTTCGTGGGCGCCTTCCGGACGCCGGGCGACCTCAACCCGTGGGTCGCCGCCGTGATCGCCTCCCTGCTCGTCACCTGGGTGACGTTCGTGCCGTGCTTCCTCTTCATCCTGCTGGGCGCCCCGTACGTCGAGCGGCTGCGCGGCAACCGGTCGCTCGCCGCAGCCCTGACCGGCATCACGGCTGCGGTCGTCGGCGTCATCGCCAGCCTGGCTCTCTTCTTCGCCCTCCACACGCTGTTCGCGGACACCAGCCGGGTCACCGCCGGCCCCTTCGACTTCGAGGTCCCTGTCCTGGCCTCGGTCCAGTGGGCCGGCGTCGCCATCACCGCCTTGGGCTGCGTGCTCATCTTCTGGCGAGACTGGTCGGTCCTGCGCACGCTCGGAGTGTGTGCCCTGACCGGGCTGGTCGTGGGCCTGTCCGTGCAGCTGGCCTAG
- a CDS encoding acyl-CoA dehydrogenase family protein, which yields MINLETPKKHRMLIDQAHQVAMNMLRPISRKYDQAEHEYPKELDMLAAMIDGLSDSGAGEGAGASGVKREDEPKDEGGVKNGANLASVMSIAEMCWGDTGLLLSMPRQGLGNSAIASVADEEQQKRYEGTWAAMAITEPSTGSDSASITTTARLDGDEYVLNGEKIFVTSGDRADSVVVWATLDKSLGRAAIKSFVVKKGNPGMKVERLEHKLGIRASDTAVITFTDCRVPAEDLLGSPEIDVKQGFAGAMATFDNTRPLVAAMAVGCARASLDLTRDLLQQAGIEIDYDRPAQLQSAAAAKFLQMEADWEAAQLLTMQAAWMADNRKPNSLEASMAKAKAGRVGSDITLSCVELAGSVGYSEMELLEKWSRDSKILDIFEGTQQIQLLIIARRILGLTSAELR from the coding sequence ATGATCAACCTCGAGACTCCCAAGAAGCACCGCATGCTCATCGACCAGGCCCACCAGGTCGCGATGAACATGCTCCGACCGATCTCCCGCAAGTACGACCAGGCTGAGCACGAGTATCCCAAGGAGCTCGACATGCTGGCGGCCATGATCGACGGCCTCTCCGACTCCGGCGCCGGTGAGGGCGCAGGCGCCAGCGGCGTGAAGCGGGAGGACGAGCCCAAGGACGAGGGCGGGGTCAAGAACGGCGCCAACCTCGCCTCGGTGATGTCCATTGCCGAGATGTGCTGGGGTGACACCGGCCTGCTGCTGTCGATGCCGCGCCAGGGCCTGGGCAACTCCGCCATCGCCTCCGTCGCGGACGAGGAGCAGCAGAAGCGCTACGAGGGCACGTGGGCCGCCATGGCCATCACCGAGCCCAGCACCGGCTCCGACTCAGCGTCCATCACCACGACCGCTCGCCTCGACGGGGACGAATACGTCCTCAACGGCGAGAAGATCTTCGTGACCTCGGGTGATCGCGCCGACTCGGTCGTCGTCTGGGCCACCCTGGACAAGTCGCTCGGCCGGGCCGCGATCAAGTCGTTCGTGGTGAAGAAGGGCAACCCGGGGATGAAGGTCGAGCGGCTCGAGCACAAGCTCGGCATCCGCGCGTCCGACACCGCCGTGATCACCTTCACCGACTGCCGCGTGCCGGCCGAGGACCTCCTCGGCTCGCCGGAGATCGACGTCAAGCAGGGCTTCGCCGGCGCCATGGCGACCTTCGACAACACGCGGCCGCTGGTGGCCGCGATGGCCGTCGGCTGTGCGCGCGCTTCGCTCGACCTGACCCGCGACCTGCTCCAGCAGGCCGGGATCGAGATCGACTACGACCGACCGGCCCAGCTGCAGTCGGCAGCGGCCGCGAAGTTCCTGCAGATGGAGGCGGACTGGGAGGCGGCGCAGCTGCTGACCATGCAGGCTGCCTGGATGGCCGACAACCGCAAGCCCAACTCGCTCGAGGCATCCATGGCCAAGGCCAAGGCCGGCCGGGTGGGCTCCGACATCACGCTCAGCTGCGTCGAGCTCGCAGGCTCGGTGGGCTACAGCGAGATGGAGCTGCTCGAGAAGTGGTCGCGGGACTCCAAGATCCTCGACATCTTCGAGGGCACCCAGCAGATCCAGCTGCTCATCATCGCTCGGCGGATCCTGGGCCTGACGAGCGCCGAGCTGCGCTGA
- a CDS encoding acyl-CoA dehydrogenase family protein, whose product MAGTLVAEALGKGDMGLAVAALAPGSVATALGLWGTESQQETYLPAFTGEDVAVAALALTEPTVLFDPLLPGTTATPTDDGFVLDGVKSAVVRGAEAELFVVGAMLDGSPTLFLVESGLKGLTVEADPSMGVRAASLSRLSLAGVKVPAGSVLGQTDGSTYAECVRLSRLAWCALAVGTGQAVLDYVSTYVNEREAFGEPISHRQAVAFMVANIAIELQAMRLVTYKAASRAARGKDFTREVALARQLCASKGMQIGLDGVQLLGGHGFVKEHPVERWYRDLRAIGIMEGGVLV is encoded by the coding sequence ATGGCCGGCACCCTCGTCGCCGAGGCGCTTGGCAAGGGCGACATGGGCCTGGCCGTTGCCGCACTCGCGCCCGGATCGGTTGCCACCGCGCTGGGTCTGTGGGGCACCGAGTCCCAGCAGGAGACCTATCTCCCCGCCTTCACGGGCGAGGACGTCGCAGTCGCCGCCCTGGCCCTGACGGAGCCCACGGTCCTCTTCGACCCGCTGCTCCCCGGCACCACCGCGACCCCCACCGATGACGGTTTCGTCCTCGACGGCGTCAAGTCGGCCGTCGTCCGGGGTGCCGAGGCCGAGCTGTTCGTCGTCGGCGCGATGCTGGACGGTTCTCCCACCCTGTTCCTGGTCGAGTCCGGCCTCAAGGGACTCACCGTCGAGGCCGACCCCTCGATGGGTGTCCGCGCGGCCTCGCTGAGCCGCCTGTCGCTGGCCGGCGTCAAGGTCCCGGCCGGGTCCGTGCTCGGTCAGACCGACGGATCGACGTACGCCGAGTGCGTGCGGCTCTCGCGCCTGGCGTGGTGCGCACTGGCTGTCGGAACCGGGCAGGCCGTCCTCGACTACGTCTCGACCTACGTCAACGAGCGCGAGGCCTTCGGCGAGCCGATCAGCCATCGCCAGGCCGTGGCGTTCATGGTGGCCAACATCGCGATCGAGCTCCAAGCAATGCGACTGGTGACCTACAAGGCTGCGTCACGCGCCGCTCGCGGCAAGGACTTCACGCGCGAGGTCGCCCTCGCGCGGCAGCTCTGCGCCAGCAAGGGCATGCAGATCGGCCTCGACGGTGTCCAGCTCCTCGGTGGCCACGGCTTCGTCAAGGAACATCCCGTCGAGCGGTGGTATCGCGACCTGCGAGCCATCGGAATCATGGAAGGTGGGGTGCTGGTCTGA
- the def gene encoding peptide deformylase, with protein MSESSHAPERLAPHGPLPEGGSVRPMTRWGTEVMHRPQRLVTSFDDALVALAADMVATMRAADGVGLAACQVGEDIAMFVFDCPDESGRHTVGIVCNPRLTLPEGRDRRLDDGDEGCLSFPGAFVECPRPDWAEVDGVGLDGEPVHFEGDGLLARCLQHETDHTLGTVFGDRLSTKARKKLQKAHDKAADDYPLTGRQPEAQRLAAT; from the coding sequence ATGTCTGAGAGCAGCCACGCACCGGAGCGACTGGCCCCGCACGGTCCCCTGCCGGAGGGCGGCAGCGTCCGGCCGATGACGCGCTGGGGCACCGAGGTGATGCACCGGCCCCAGCGGCTCGTCACTTCCTTCGACGACGCCCTGGTCGCCCTCGCCGCCGACATGGTGGCGACGATGCGCGCAGCGGACGGAGTCGGGCTGGCTGCCTGCCAGGTCGGTGAGGACATCGCAATGTTCGTCTTCGACTGCCCTGATGAGTCAGGACGCCACACGGTGGGGATCGTGTGCAACCCGCGCCTCACCCTCCCCGAAGGTCGGGACCGCCGACTCGACGACGGCGACGAGGGCTGCTTGTCCTTCCCGGGCGCGTTCGTGGAGTGCCCTCGTCCGGACTGGGCGGAGGTCGACGGCGTCGGCCTCGACGGCGAGCCGGTCCACTTCGAGGGTGACGGCCTGCTGGCACGCTGCCTCCAGCACGAGACCGACCACACCCTCGGCACCGTCTTCGGCGATCGGCTCTCCACCAAGGCCCGCAAGAAGCTGCAGAAGGCCCACGACAAGGCCGCCGACGACTATCCCCTGACTGGCCGGCAGCCTGAGGCTCAGCGCCTGGCGGCGACGTAG
- a CDS encoding TrmH family RNA methyltransferase: MAELIEISDPDDPRLADYRDLRDVELRKNLEAEHGLFLAEGEKVVRRAVAAGFRPRSLLMAPRWVEGLGDVLATTGAPCFVVSEPMAEQVTGFHVHRGALASLERRPLPVLEDVLAGARSILVVEDVVDHTNVGAIFRSGAAFGFDAVLLSPRCADPLYRRSIKVGMGAVFTMPWTRLPDWYGAMPLLSELGFTTVALTLAADSTPIEAAVSGVERVALVLGSEGHGLSPRWEQAADRRATIPMHEGIDSLNVAAATAVACYVAARR; the protein is encoded by the coding sequence GTGGCTGAGCTCATCGAGATCTCCGATCCCGACGATCCGCGGCTCGCCGACTATCGCGACCTGCGAGATGTCGAGCTGCGCAAGAACCTCGAGGCGGAGCACGGACTGTTCCTGGCCGAGGGGGAGAAAGTCGTACGCCGTGCCGTCGCGGCGGGCTTCCGTCCCCGCTCCCTGCTGATGGCGCCGCGCTGGGTCGAGGGACTCGGCGACGTGCTGGCCACCACCGGGGCTCCGTGCTTCGTCGTCTCGGAGCCCATGGCCGAGCAGGTGACGGGCTTCCACGTCCATCGCGGCGCCCTGGCCTCCCTCGAGCGCAGGCCGCTCCCGGTGCTCGAGGACGTGCTGGCCGGCGCGCGGTCGATCCTGGTGGTCGAGGACGTCGTGGACCACACCAACGTCGGCGCGATCTTCCGGTCGGGGGCAGCGTTCGGCTTCGACGCCGTCCTCCTCTCGCCGCGATGCGCAGACCCTCTCTACCGACGATCCATCAAGGTCGGGATGGGGGCGGTGTTCACGATGCCGTGGACCAGGCTCCCGGACTGGTACGGCGCGATGCCGCTGTTGTCCGAGCTCGGCTTCACCACGGTCGCCCTCACGCTCGCCGCCGACTCGACCCCCATCGAGGCGGCCGTCTCCGGAGTGGAGCGGGTGGCGCTGGTGCTCGGGTCGGAGGGGCACGGGCTGTCGCCGCGGTGGGAGCAGGCGGCGGATCGCAGGGCGACCATCCCCATGCACGAAGGCATCGACTCCCTCAACGTCGCGGCGGCCACCGCGGTTGCCTGCTACGTCGCCGCCAGGCGCTGA
- a CDS encoding YbhB/YbcL family Raf kinase inhibitor-like protein has translation MSIERPIAPNPYDYLPPTASFRVTSEDVVDGQPLKDDQVADKGNTSPQLSWEGAPEGTKSFVVTCFDPDAPTPCGFWHWSLVDIPADVTSLETGAASGDLPGTAFHVRNDGGQAGFMGAAPPQGDHPHRYFFVVHAVKEESLGVDADASNAVVSFNLAFKTLGRAILHGTYQH, from the coding sequence ATGAGCATCGAGCGACCGATCGCCCCCAACCCCTACGACTACCTGCCGCCGACGGCGAGCTTCAGGGTCACCAGTGAGGACGTGGTCGACGGCCAGCCCCTCAAGGACGACCAGGTCGCCGACAAGGGCAACACGTCGCCCCAGCTGAGCTGGGAGGGAGCTCCCGAGGGCACGAAGTCCTTCGTGGTGACCTGCTTCGACCCCGACGCCCCCACGCCGTGCGGCTTCTGGCACTGGAGCCTGGTGGACATCCCCGCAGACGTCACATCCCTCGAGACGGGTGCCGCCTCCGGCGACCTCCCCGGCACCGCCTTCCACGTCCGCAACGACGGCGGGCAGGCGGGCTTCATGGGTGCGGCTCCCCCCCAGGGAGACCACCCCCATCGCTACTTCTTCGTGGTGCACGCGGTCAAGGAGGAGTCACTCGGTGTCGATGCCGATGCCTCCAACGCGGTCGTGTCCTTCAACCTCGCCTTCAAGACCCTCGGGCGAGCGATCCTGCACGGGACCTACCAGCACTGA